The segment AACCCTTTTCGACAACATAGGTCATCACTTCTTGAGATGTTTGGATATTAAAAACGTAAGCGCCGCCTTCGTCTTTAATAGAAACTATTGAACCGGTCGCATCAACATGCCCCTGAACCAAATGCCCGCCCAACAAACCGTCTAACGTTAATGCGCGCTCAAGGTTAACTTCGTCGTTTTTTTTAAGCAGTTTCAGGGTTGTCCTTTTTAAGGTTTCCGGCATTACATCAACGGTAAAGGTGTTTTCGGTAAACTCGGCAACAGTCAGACAAGCGCCGTTAACCGCAATACTTTCACCCGGCTGCATATTTTTGGTAACCTTCCCCGCAATAACCGTAATCCTGTTACTGTTGGGTGCTATTTCTTTTATAATACCAATTTCTTGGACAATTCCCGTAAACATAGCGTCATTCCTCTACATAGCCCATAAACATAATATCTTTGCCAAACTGCTCTTCACGCAAATTCTTAAGCTTAACCGCATCCATAATCTTTTCCACACCCTTGCCGCCGATTGCGGTTTTAGCTTTACCGCCGCCGATGATTATCGGCGCTACAAAAGCAACAACTTTATCAACCAATTTCTGGTCAAAGAGTGAACCAAAAAGGATACTGCCTCCCTCAACCAAAACACTCATAATTTGCCGCTTACCCAATTCAACCATCAGTTTTTCCAATTCGATGTAGTCGTCTTCCGACGGGATTTCTAAAATCTCGGCTCCGACATTGCGGTAGGCTTCTTTTTCTTGTTCGGTTGCTTTTCTTGCTATTACAATTAAGGTTTTACCCGGCTCCGTAAAAACCTTGGCCGTTACCGGGGTTTGAACCATTCCGTCAATTATTATTCTTAGCGGCTGGGTTTTCGCCGTCCCGCCCCTGCCGCTGCCGCATCTGGCGGTAAGCTGCGGATCGTCTGCCAGCACCGTTTTTACGCCTGCCATAATTGCATCGTGTTTATAACGCAAATTGTGGACAAAATGCCTCGATTCTTCTCCGCTAATCCATTTCGAATCACCGGTAAATGTTGCAATTTTGCCATCGAGACTCATCGCATACTTTACAGTAATAAACGGCAGTCCGGTAAGTGTGTATTTGATATACGCTTCATTAATTACCCTTGCCTTTGCTTCCTGTTCGCCCAGGAACGTTTTAATGCCGACATTTTCAAGAACATCTCTGCCTTTGCCGTTTACAAGGGGGTTCGGATCAAGCATGGCGATATGAACCTCGGTGATTCCGGCTTCAATAATGGCGGTTGTACAAGGCGGAGTACGTCCAAAATAATGACAAGGCTCCAGGGTAACATACATCACCCCGCCGCGCGCATTCTCCCCTGCCTGTTCCAACGCCACAATTTCGGCGTGCGCAGAACCGGGGGGCTGTGTATATCCGCTCCCGACGATTTCGTTATCTTTGACTATAACGGCACCGACAGCCGGGTTCGGGCTGGCCTGCCCCAACGCCAACTTTGCCATTGACAGTGCTTGTTCCATATATTCCATAGTACCATTCTAGCATTCTCTTTTTTATAAGTGCAAACACCGCAGAAATAAAGCGCTGTTTTGCAGGTTTTTCTCCCCTAAACAATACACTAAGCCATTATAAAAGATATTTAAGGGTTTCAAAAAAGTTAAGGGGCACGATTATTTCGTGCCCCTTTAAGAAAACAGATAAAACGATAATTAAATTATTGAGTAAACAGCTTGAACGGTTACGGAAACGGTTAACTCTCCGGCACTGATTGCGGTACCTTTAGAGCCATCTGCTTCAAGCCATCCCATATCTTGCCTGTCAATTGAATAATAATTAGTGCTTTCGCTAATACTAATCGGCTTACCGACTTTGACTCCGGCGGTTTTTGCCAACTGGGCGGCCTTATCTTTAGCTTTAGTCATGGCTGCTGCGCGTGCGGTGTCATAATAAGCATCCGGATTTTCAATTGCAAAACTAACACCGTTAACAACCGCGTATTCCCCACCGGCAGAAACAGCGTCATCAATAATATCCCCGATTGCATCCATATTTCTTATTTTAACTTTTACCATATTTTCAATACTGTACCCGGCAAACACGCTTTCACCGTTAACCCAATCCCAGACGGGCTGTATGTTATATCGAATCGTTTGAATATCTTCCTTGGCAACTTTGCGTTTATCCAAAGCGCCAACAACAGCAGCCATTGATTGTGTCGCCTGTTCCTGCGCTTCGGCCAATGTCTTCATTCTCACCGAAACGCCGATATTAACCAAGGCAATATCCGGGGTAACTTTAACTTCACCGGTCGCGGTTACGGCAATACCAATATTTTGATTACTCTGGATATTGGACAAGACCTCACTCTCGGTATTGTCGTACATATCACAGCCGACAAAACCGATTATAAGCGGAATCAACAATACTAACGCACCAATAACCTTCAACTTTTTCATGGCATCTGCTCCTATCTCAAATATTTCTTGCTTCTTAAATTATACTGCTATGGCTATTAAACTGTAAAACGTTTGCAAGTGTTTGGCAAGCGGTATCAAATGGTTTATAATTTTGTTGTTTTGGAAAGTAATTTACCCGGTTCAAGCAGTACAAAAAACATGTTCCTCGAGTTTATCGGGATACTCGCGGTAGCGCTTGCCATTTTTTTACTGATTCAAACTTTTGCCACTAAAGCTATTGTAGACGGCTCCAGTATGGAACCGAGCCTAAGCCACGGGCAAAGAATACTTGTAAATAAGGTTTCTTATTTATTTTCCGGCCCCGACAGGGGTGATATTATTGTTTTCGACCCGCCCCTATCTTCGCAAAATGATTATATCAAACGTGTTATCGGGCTTCCGGGTGAATCTGTCGAGATAAAAGATGGAACTGTTTACATCCATCAGGCGGATGGAAATATAATTCCGCTTGATGAATCGTACATACTTGATGAACCTGTTTACAATTATAAAAGCGGCATAATCCCGGAAGGCTATTATTTTGTACTCGGTGACAACCGCAATAACAGCGGAGATTCCCATTTGGGCTGGTTTGTTCCGCGTAAAAACATTGTCGGTAAGGCCTGGTTTTCTTACTCTCCGCTATCGGATTTCGGGTTTGTGCAAAATTATTCCTTTGGGTGGTGATATGAACGCAGAAGAGATATTTAAAAAAGCGGGCGCTATTCTTGAGGGGCATTTCCTGCTAACCTCCGGGCTGCACTCCCCTGTTTACTGGGAAAAGTTCCATGTTTTACAACACCCCGGTTATACGGAGCAGTTATGTGAGATGATTAGCAAGCACTTTGCCGAATACGGAATCGAAACTGTGGCAGGCCCCACCACCGGCGGGATTATTTTGGCCCATGAAGTTGGCCGACAGCTTAAGATTCGAAGTTTGTTTGCCGAAAAAGAAGGCGATAAAAGGGCTTTCAGACGCGGGTTTGGAATAAAACCGGGCGAAAAGGTGCTGGTTGTGGACGATATCCTCACTACCGGGAAATCGGTCAGGGAAGTGCTTGATATTGTTCGAGAGGAAGGCGGAATTGTTGCCGGTATCGGTGTTTTGGTTGACCGCTCCGAGCAAGAACACGATTTTGGGGCGCCGCTTTTTAGCTGCTTGCGCTCAAAAACAATCAATTACCAACCGGAAAATTGCCCCCTTTGCACAGCGGGCGTTCCCCTTGTTAAACTCGGCACAAGCACCCAACCGCTAAAGTAAGGGTGCCAATCGGAAACCGATGTTAGCATGATAAAGGGATTTTTGCAATTGATTACCGCAGTTATCGGTTTTTCGGAAGCTTCTTAATTTAAATCGATAACTTATTAGGGAAGCGTCAAATTAGCAACGATGCAGCCAACTTTACTATCAACACCGTGTTTTTGCAGGCAGATAAATTGGATATGTTGGACAAAGTTGAGGCATTAAAAGAATATGCTGATGAATCTTCCGAAATTTAAAATATTAATTACGCCCTTCCGAATTCCTTTTCCAATTGTTTTTTGGTAATTTTAATCATCGATGTTCTGCCGTGCGGACATGCATGCGGGAGTGTCGCCTGTTCCATCAAGCGGATTAGTTCTTTCATTTCTTCCATTGTAAGCGTCTGTCCAAAACGCACTGCGCTATGACACGCCATTGTCGAAATAATATGTTCCGTTATATCGGCGCTTTTGTTTTCGGAAATTTTATCAATAAGCTCGTTAAGGGCAGATTGCCAATCTTTGCCGAACATTATTGCCGGAACGGCGCGAACCAAATAGGTTCTGTTTCCGAAAGGTTCGATATCAAAACCGTATTCCGCCAAACGGGTATAATTTTTGCTGAATATTGCATCCTGAGTAGGTAAAATCTCAAT is part of the Dehalococcoidales bacterium genome and harbors:
- a CDS encoding riboflavin synthase, translating into MFTGIVQEIGIIKEIAPNSNRITVIAGKVTKNMQPGESIAVNGACLTVAEFTENTFTVDVMPETLKRTTLKLLKKNDEVNLERALTLDGLLGGHLVQGHVDATGSIVSIKDEGGAYVFNIQTSQEVMTYVVEKGSITVDGISLTVTNRTDSSFDVSIVNFTMENTTMSNRKVGDLVNLEADVLAKYMVQFKNRGVPDSNITFDFLQENGFLSAG
- the ribD gene encoding bifunctional diaminohydroxyphosphoribosylaminopyrimidine deaminase/5-amino-6-(5-phosphoribosylamino)uracil reductase RibD; this translates as MEYMEQALSMAKLALGQASPNPAVGAVIVKDNEIVGSGYTQPPGSAHAEIVALEQAGENARGGVMYVTLEPCHYFGRTPPCTTAIIEAGITEVHIAMLDPNPLVNGKGRDVLENVGIKTFLGEQEAKARVINEAYIKYTLTGLPFITVKYAMSLDGKIATFTGDSKWISGEESRHFVHNLRYKHDAIMAGVKTVLADDPQLTARCGSGRGGTAKTQPLRIIIDGMVQTPVTAKVFTEPGKTLIVIARKATEQEKEAYRNVGAEILEIPSEDDYIELEKLMVELGKRQIMSVLVEGGSILFGSLFDQKLVDKVVAFVAPIIIGGGKAKTAIGGKGVEKIMDAVKLKNLREEQFGKDIMFMGYVEE
- a CDS encoding SIMPL domain-containing protein (The SIMPL domain is named for its presence in mouse protein SIMPL (signalling molecule that associates with mouse pelle-like kinase). Bacterial member BP26, from Brucella, was shown to assemble into a channel-like structure, while YggE from E. coli has been associated with resistance to oxidative stress.) codes for the protein MKKLKVIGALVLLIPLIIGFVGCDMYDNTESEVLSNIQSNQNIGIAVTATGEVKVTPDIALVNIGVSVRMKTLAEAQEQATQSMAAVVGALDKRKVAKEDIQTIRYNIQPVWDWVNGESVFAGYSIENMVKVKIRNMDAIGDIIDDAVSAGGEYAVVNGVSFAIENPDAYYDTARAAAMTKAKDKAAQLAKTAGVKVGKPISISESTNYYSIDRQDMGWLEADGSKGTAISAGELTVSVTVQAVYSII
- the lepB gene encoding signal peptidase I: MVYNFVVLESNLPGSSSTKNMFLEFIGILAVALAIFLLIQTFATKAIVDGSSMEPSLSHGQRILVNKVSYLFSGPDRGDIIVFDPPLSSQNDYIKRVIGLPGESVEIKDGTVYIHQADGNIIPLDESYILDEPVYNYKSGIIPEGYYFVLGDNRNNSGDSHLGWFVPRKNIVGKAWFSYSPLSDFGFVQNYSFGW
- the pyrE gene encoding orotate phosphoribosyltransferase, which encodes MNAEEIFKKAGAILEGHFLLTSGLHSPVYWEKFHVLQHPGYTEQLCEMISKHFAEYGIETVAGPTTGGIILAHEVGRQLKIRSLFAEKEGDKRAFRRGFGIKPGEKVLVVDDILTTGKSVREVLDIVREEGGIVAGIGVLVDRSEQEHDFGAPLFSCLRSKTINYQPENCPLCTAGVPLVKLGTSTQPLK